From Bacillus rossius redtenbacheri isolate Brsri chromosome 16, Brsri_v3, whole genome shotgun sequence, a single genomic window includes:
- the LOC134540002 gene encoding putative ribosome-binding factor A, mitochondrial isoform X3: MAVFRYYCKIFSKNSSESILDCCLYSTRTIIKKSHSREKRILEKMIRGSVSKKRPWYEAQDVRNASLPVPRLPFSGARSSRRAAMLNKVFMRQITDLMATGEVAGQIVGRGIQVKVSEDFKSLSVYWLSQSAQHDAEIERMLVGCAGHLRHELSQMQVVGVVPHIEFVKDRQFTKLLDVDHLLTQADYGDDYVPVHPHYHYNANFIQNAEFSPSPSTDKPLPPMRMDVLGLDHAIILTKIQRALKKAQAPHRKDPHLLEVESRATDADPDVGRSGLGSSQTDKLNLSTFLIKRQAAREKALRKAKSFRPEMELYEAETLDSEKYLENFLSQIDDVDFMADDDDDEKQT, encoded by the exons ATGGCTGTATTCAGATATTactgtaaaattttttcgaaaaattCTAGTGAAAGTATTTTAGACTGTTGTTTATATTCTACACGAACAATCATAAAAAAGTCTCATAGTAGAGAAAAGCGAATACTTGAAAAAATGATAAGAGGTTCTGTATCAAAGAA GCGGCCGTGGTACGAGGCGCAGGACGTGAGGAACGCCTCTCTGCCGGTGCCCAGGCTGCCCTTCTCGGGGGCCCGCAGCTCTCGGCGCGCGGCCATGCTCAACAAGGTGTTCATGAGGCAGATCACGGACCTGATGGCGACCGGCGAGGTGGCCGGTCAGATCGTGGGCCGAGGAATACAG GTGAAAGTTTCCGAGGACTTCAAGAGCCTGAGCGTGTATTGGCTGTCGCAGAGCGCGCAGCACGACGCGGAGATCGAGAGAATGCTCGTGGGCTGCGCGGGCCACTTGCGTCACGAGCTGTCACAGATGCAAGTGGTGGGGGTGGTTCCTCACATAGAGTTCGTGAAAG ACAGACAGTTCACGAAATTGTTAGATGTAGACCATCTTCTAACGCAGGCAGATTACGGAGATGACTATGTTCCGGTTCATCCACACTACCATTACAATGCAAACTTTATTCAG AATGCTGAATTTTCTCCAAGCCCTTCGACTGATAAACCTCTACCTCCCATGAGAATGGATGTTCTCGGACTAGATCATGCAATTATTTTGACTAAG ATACAAAGAGCCCTCAAGAAGGCACAGGCACCCCATAGAAAGGATCCTCACTTGTTGGAAGTGGAATCGCGTGCGACGGACGCGGATCCCGATGTCGGTCGGTCCGGCCTTGGCAGTTCACAAACGGACAAGTTAAACTTGTCCACGTTCCTCATCAAAAGGCAAGCAGCGAGAGAGAAGGCGTTGAGGAAAGCGAAGAGCTTCAGGCCAGAAATGGAACTGTACGAAGCAGAGACACTCGACAGCGAGAAATACTTGGAAAATTTCCTAAGTCAAATTGACGATGTAGACTTTATGgctgacgatgatgatgatgagaaACAGACGTga
- the LOC134540002 gene encoding putative ribosome-binding factor A, mitochondrial isoform X2, with translation MAVFRYYCKIFSKNSSESILDCCLYSTRTIIKKSHSREKRILEKMIRGSVSKKRPWYEAQDVRNASLPVPRLPFSGARSSRRAAMLNKVFMRQITDLMATGEVAGQIVGRGIQVSRVKVSEDFKSLSVYWLSQSAQHDAEIERMLVGCAGHLRHELSQMQVVGVVPHIEFVKDRQFTKLLDVDHLLTQADYGDDYVPVHPHYHYNANFIQNAEFSPSPSTDKPLPPMRMDVLGLDHAIILTKIQRALKKAQAPHRKDPHLLEVESRATDADPDVGRSGLGSSQTDKLNLSTFLIKRQAAREKALRKAKSFRPEMELYEAETLDSEKYLENFLSQIDDVDFMADDDDDEKQT, from the exons ATGGCTGTATTCAGATATTactgtaaaattttttcgaaaaattCTAGTGAAAGTATTTTAGACTGTTGTTTATATTCTACACGAACAATCATAAAAAAGTCTCATAGTAGAGAAAAGCGAATACTTGAAAAAATGATAAGAGGTTCTGTATCAAAGAA GCGGCCGTGGTACGAGGCGCAGGACGTGAGGAACGCCTCTCTGCCGGTGCCCAGGCTGCCCTTCTCGGGGGCCCGCAGCTCTCGGCGCGCGGCCATGCTCAACAAGGTGTTCATGAGGCAGATCACGGACCTGATGGCGACCGGCGAGGTGGCCGGTCAGATCGTGGGCCGAGGAATACAGGTCTCGCGG GTGAAAGTTTCCGAGGACTTCAAGAGCCTGAGCGTGTATTGGCTGTCGCAGAGCGCGCAGCACGACGCGGAGATCGAGAGAATGCTCGTGGGCTGCGCGGGCCACTTGCGTCACGAGCTGTCACAGATGCAAGTGGTGGGGGTGGTTCCTCACATAGAGTTCGTGAAAG ACAGACAGTTCACGAAATTGTTAGATGTAGACCATCTTCTAACGCAGGCAGATTACGGAGATGACTATGTTCCGGTTCATCCACACTACCATTACAATGCAAACTTTATTCAG AATGCTGAATTTTCTCCAAGCCCTTCGACTGATAAACCTCTACCTCCCATGAGAATGGATGTTCTCGGACTAGATCATGCAATTATTTTGACTAAG ATACAAAGAGCCCTCAAGAAGGCACAGGCACCCCATAGAAAGGATCCTCACTTGTTGGAAGTGGAATCGCGTGCGACGGACGCGGATCCCGATGTCGGTCGGTCCGGCCTTGGCAGTTCACAAACGGACAAGTTAAACTTGTCCACGTTCCTCATCAAAAGGCAAGCAGCGAGAGAGAAGGCGTTGAGGAAAGCGAAGAGCTTCAGGCCAGAAATGGAACTGTACGAAGCAGAGACACTCGACAGCGAGAAATACTTGGAAAATTTCCTAAGTCAAATTGACGATGTAGACTTTATGgctgacgatgatgatgatgagaaACAGACGTga
- the LOC134540002 gene encoding putative ribosome-binding factor A, mitochondrial isoform X1, translated as MAVFRYYCKIFSKNSSESILDCCLYSTRTIIKKSHSREKRILEKMIRGSVSKKRPWYEAQDVRNASLPVPRLPFSGARSSRRAAMLNKVFMRQITDLMATGEVAGQIVGRGIQVSRVKVSEDFKSLSVYWLSQSAQHDAEIERMLVGCAGHLRHELSQMQVVGVVPHIEFVKDRQFTKLLDVDHLLTQADYGDDYVPVHPHYHYNANFIQNAEFSPSPSTDKPLPPMRMDVLGLDHAIILTKFQAVIPVSSCPQLNLNSSLPTDKILQQVFSHFTSFFFFFIGRSHLTSHLNMVPLPADNTSTSASPRCNILLKNYL; from the exons ATGGCTGTATTCAGATATTactgtaaaattttttcgaaaaattCTAGTGAAAGTATTTTAGACTGTTGTTTATATTCTACACGAACAATCATAAAAAAGTCTCATAGTAGAGAAAAGCGAATACTTGAAAAAATGATAAGAGGTTCTGTATCAAAGAA GCGGCCGTGGTACGAGGCGCAGGACGTGAGGAACGCCTCTCTGCCGGTGCCCAGGCTGCCCTTCTCGGGGGCCCGCAGCTCTCGGCGCGCGGCCATGCTCAACAAGGTGTTCATGAGGCAGATCACGGACCTGATGGCGACCGGCGAGGTGGCCGGTCAGATCGTGGGCCGAGGAATACAGGTCTCGCGG GTGAAAGTTTCCGAGGACTTCAAGAGCCTGAGCGTGTATTGGCTGTCGCAGAGCGCGCAGCACGACGCGGAGATCGAGAGAATGCTCGTGGGCTGCGCGGGCCACTTGCGTCACGAGCTGTCACAGATGCAAGTGGTGGGGGTGGTTCCTCACATAGAGTTCGTGAAAG ACAGACAGTTCACGAAATTGTTAGATGTAGACCATCTTCTAACGCAGGCAGATTACGGAGATGACTATGTTCCGGTTCATCCACACTACCATTACAATGCAAACTTTATTCAG AATGCTGAATTTTCTCCAAGCCCTTCGACTGATAAACCTCTACCTCCCATGAGAATGGATGTTCTCGGACTAGATCATGCAATTATTTTGACTAAG TTCCAGGCAGTCATTCCCGTCAGCAGCTGCCCGCAACTCAACTTAAACTCATCTTTACCAACTGACAAAATACTACAGCAAGTTTTTTCACActttacctcttttttttttttttttattggcaggAGTCACTTGACCAGCCATTTAAACATGGTGCCCCTCCCAGCAGACAACACAAGTACTTCAGCCTCCCCGAGGTGtaacatacttttaaaaaattatttgtaa